One Papaver somniferum cultivar HN1 chromosome 10, ASM357369v1, whole genome shotgun sequence genomic window carries:
- the LOC113316083 gene encoding uncharacterized protein LOC113316083, with the protein MNTSPKSPEIIGEMNSDKSNEDIPKKVQSIDLPDDLFEEGLNPWKFSLIGRLQLQKTKFVGATIILRQQWKLIGDCKLIPLGKGFFTIKLDIEIDRNYIKAGEWEVLNQVLRIRNWVSNFRPSFQRTSKAQLWVRFPGLGLEFWKEKILFAICRELGDPIKIDIATTKCEVGYYANVLVEMDFAQSIPSKIWINTKLGGFFQDILIFECPKFCTTCKIVGHLVIEFYVEKNKAKESVPTKKFQVVNQSPPAKEVNQAIPNRIPFDICGGSDKGEDAIVHTINVNPQSNISVGETILTPGRFDSLNTEESEMEEESVIMEVSKLCEVVEQNSVQNSVVQFVNGNTGEVTEEVIPVVSWAKIVNKEVVSPSGSTIGSLSKKSNNPGSSVSSETVNKEMVSPATGVVASGGKKDNNASSSNGSPGQSKASKYIPFKYNFRKNSGKGVPNTLNKNNEDFILEFKGS; encoded by the coding sequence CTTGGAAGTTTTCGCTAATTGGAAGATTACAATTGCAAAAGACTAAATTTGTGGGTGCAACTATTATCTTAAGACAACAATGGAAATTGATCGGAGATTGCAAATTAATTCCTCTTGGAAAAGGTTTCTTCACAATTAAACTAGACATTGAAATAGATCGAAACTACATCAAAGCTGGTGAATGGGAAGTTCTAAATCAAGTACTGAGAATTCGCAATTGGGTATCAAACTTTCGTCCATCTTTTCAGAGAACATCAAAAGCTCAACTATGGGTACGTTTTCCTGGTTTAGGTCTTGAATTCTGGAAGGAGAAAATATTGTTTGCAATTTGTAGAGAATTAGGAGATCCAATTAAAATAGATATTGCAACAACAAAGTGTGAGGTTGGATACTATGCAAATGTTTTGGTTGAGATGGATTTCGCTCAATCAATTCCTAGTAAAATTTGGATCAACACTAAGTTGGGTGGTTTCTTTCAGGATATTCTGATTTTTGAATGTCCTAAATTTTGTACTACTTGTAAAATTGTAGGGCATTTAGTCATTGAATTTTATGTGGAAAAAAATAAAGCTAAGGAATCAGTTCCAACTAAGAAATTTCAGGTAGTGAATCAATCACCTCCAGCTAAAGAAGTTAATCAAGCAATCCCAAATAGAATTCCTTTCGATATATGTGGTGGCTCTGACAAAGGAGAAGATGCAATTGTTCATACAATCAATGTTAATCCTCAGAGTAATATTTCAGTAGGGGAAACAATTTTAACTCCAGGAAGATTTGATAGTCTTAATACTGAAGAATCTGAGATGGAAGAAGAATCTGTTATAATGGAAGTTTCAAAATTATGTGAAGTAGTGGAACAAAATTCTGTGCAAAATAGTGTTGTTCAATTTGTAAATGGTAATACTGGAGAAGTTACAGAAGAAGTTATTCCAGTAGTATCATGGGCCAAAATAGTCAACAAAGAGGTAGTATCTCCATCTGGTAGTACTATTGGTTCATTAAGTAAAAAGAGCAATAATCCAGGTTCATCAGTTAGCAGTGAAACTGTTAATAAGGAAATGGTAAGTCCAGCAACTGGTGTAGTTGCTTCAGGAGGTAAAAAAGACAATAATGCAAGTTCATCAAATGGCAGTCCTGGGCAAAGCAAGGCTAGTAAGTATATTCCATTCAAAtacaattttagaaaaaattcAGGGAAGGGGGTACCAAACACCCTCAATAAAAATAATGAAGATTTTATATTGGAATTTAAGGgttcttag